A single genomic interval of Numenius arquata chromosome 14, bNumArq3.hap1.1, whole genome shotgun sequence harbors:
- the DCUN1D3 gene encoding DCN1-like protein 3 gives MGQCVTKCKNPSSTLGSKNGERESSSKSHSKRSAVHKDDHSSACGKSSGDILVNGTKKTDAAVESSQPPTFSGDTKKDSVSSAEESSLQRIGELFRRYKDEREDAILEEGMERFCNDLCVDPTEFKVLVLAWKFQAATMCKFTRKEFFEGCKAINADSIDGICARFPSLLNEAKQEDKFKDLYRFTFQFGLDSEEGQRSLHREIAIALWKLVFTQNKPPILDQWLHFLIENPSGIKGISRDTWNMFLNFTQVIGPDLSNYSEDEAWPSLFDTFVEWEMERRKKEEETKCITSPDTEGLCAEEQT, from the exons ATGGGCCAGTGTGTCACGAAGTGCAAGAATCCTTCTTCTACCCTCGGCAGCAAAAATGGGGAAAGGGAATCCAGCAGCAAGTCGCATAGTAAGAGAAGCGCAGTCCACAAAGACGACCACAGTTCGGCTTGTGGGAAGTCTTCAGGAGATATACTGGTGAATGGGACAAAGAAAACGGACGCTGCTGTGGAGTCTAGTCAGCCTCCAACATTTTCTGGAGATACAAAGAAAGACTCTGTTTCCAGCGCAGAAGAATCTTCGCTCCAAAGGATCGGGGAGTTATTTAGGAGGTATAAGGATGAACGGGAAGATGCCATACTGGAAGAAGGAATGGAACGATTTTGCAATGACCTCTGTGTTGATCCCACTGAATTTAAAGTGCTAGTTTTGGCTTGGAAATTCCAGGCTGCTACCATGTGCAAATTTACAAG GAAGGAGTTTTTTGAAGGCTGCAAAGCAATAAACGCGGACAGCATTGATGGCATTTGTGCAAGGTTCCCCAGCCTCTTAAATGAAGCCAAGCAGGAAGATAAATTCAAGGATCTCTATCGTTTCACCTTCCAGTTCGGCCTGGACTCTGAAGAAGGACAGAGGTCGCTACATCGGGAAATAGCCATTGCCCTTTGGAAACTAGTCTTCACCCAAAACAAGCCCCCCATTTTGGACCAGTGGTTACACTTCCTAATCGAGAACCCCTCAGGAATCAAGGGAATCTCCCGGGACACGTGGAACATGTTTCTAAATTTTACTCAGGTGATTGGACCGGACCTTAGCAACTACAGCGAGGACGAGGCCTGGCCGAGTCTCTTCGACACCTTTGTGGAGTGGGAAATGGAgcgaaggaaaaaggaagaggaaaccaAATGTATTACGTCTCCGGACACAGAGGGCCTGTGTGCGGAGGAACAGACTTAG